From the Pedobacter cryoconitis genome, one window contains:
- a CDS encoding alpha-L-fucosidase translates to MKIKIIIAAMLICAAGKLAAQENGVHQQSTVYEWPEDPLVKKKLDKWQDQKFGMIIHWGLYAVPGIIESWSLCSEDWIERDSTKTYDDYKKWYWGLSKAFNPVHFNPEQWAKAGKSAGMKYLVFTTKHHDGFAMFDTRESDFSIAKGPFANNPKADVAKYVFDSFRKEGFMIGAYFSKPDWHSEYYWWSKYATPNRNNNYDIQKNPWRWNKFKGFAYNQLEELMTRYGGIDILWLDGGWVRPLETVNEEVRSWGADIPKWSQDIDMPEIARMARKAQPGILMVDRTVHGPYENYQTPEQKIPDTQLDHPWESCMTLGGAWGFVPNDQYKPASEVIHKLVEIVAKGGSLLLGIGPDPDGTLPASVVTKLNEIGQWTSKNGKAIYNTRITKNYHSGQTWFTQSKDGKLKYAIYCRNVEEHPAKTISWTGNLPKKGTVMKLVSTGQPLKWTISNEQITVELPADTIGSEAALSFEFIPAT, encoded by the coding sequence ATGAAGATAAAAATTATAATTGCAGCGATGCTGATTTGTGCTGCCGGCAAATTAGCAGCACAAGAAAACGGAGTTCATCAGCAGTCAACGGTTTATGAATGGCCTGAAGATCCACTGGTTAAAAAGAAACTTGACAAATGGCAGGACCAGAAATTTGGAATGATAATTCACTGGGGATTATATGCCGTACCCGGTATTATAGAATCCTGGTCGCTTTGTTCAGAAGATTGGATAGAACGCGATAGTACAAAGACTTATGACGATTATAAAAAGTGGTACTGGGGGTTGAGTAAAGCTTTTAATCCGGTACATTTCAATCCGGAACAATGGGCAAAAGCTGGTAAAAGTGCAGGCATGAAATATCTTGTTTTTACCACTAAACATCATGATGGTTTTGCGATGTTTGATACCAGAGAATCTGATTTTAGCATCGCTAAAGGCCCTTTTGCAAACAACCCTAAAGCAGATGTTGCTAAATATGTATTTGACTCTTTCAGAAAAGAAGGCTTTATGATCGGTGCTTATTTTTCCAAGCCCGACTGGCACTCTGAATATTACTGGTGGTCTAAATATGCTACTCCCAACCGCAATAACAATTATGACATTCAGAAAAATCCATGGAGATGGAATAAGTTTAAAGGTTTTGCCTATAACCAGCTGGAAGAACTGATGACCCGCTATGGTGGTATTGATATCTTATGGCTTGATGGAGGATGGGTAAGACCGCTGGAAACTGTCAATGAAGAGGTACGCTCCTGGGGCGCTGATATCCCAAAGTGGAGCCAGGATATTGATATGCCTGAAATCGCCCGGATGGCAAGAAAAGCGCAACCCGGTATTTTGATGGTAGACAGAACTGTTCACGGGCCTTATGAGAATTATCAGACCCCTGAACAAAAGATTCCTGACACGCAACTGGATCATCCATGGGAAAGTTGCATGACATTGGGCGGGGCATGGGGATTTGTTCCAAATGATCAATATAAGCCTGCCAGTGAAGTGATTCACAAACTCGTGGAAATTGTAGCTAAAGGCGGAAGTTTGCTTTTAGGGATTGGGCCAGATCCGGATGGTACGTTACCAGCTTCGGTAGTGACTAAATTAAATGAGATTGGTCAATGGACTTCTAAAAATGGTAAAGCCATTTACAATACCCGGATTACTAAAAACTACCACAGTGGCCAAACCTGGTTTACGCAAAGTAAAGATGGTAAATTAAAGTATGCAATCTATTGTAGAAATGTTGAAGAACATCCGGCGAAGACCATTAGCTGGACAGGGAATTTACCAAAAAAAGGGACAGTGATGAAATTAGTTTCTACAGGTCAGCCGCTAAAATGGACAATATCAAATGAGCAAATCACCGTAGAATTACCTGCGGATACAATAGGTTCAGAAGCCGCTTTGTCTTTTGAATTTATACCTGCCACTTAG